In Ovis aries strain OAR_USU_Benz2616 breed Rambouillet chromosome 14, ARS-UI_Ramb_v3.0, whole genome shotgun sequence, a single genomic region encodes these proteins:
- the ZNF574 gene encoding zinc finger protein 574 → MTEESEETVLYIEHRYVCSECNQLYGSLEEVLMHQNSHVPQQHFELVGVADPGVTVAAEAASGTGLYQTLVQESQYQCLECGQLLMSPSQLLEHQELHLKMMAPQEAVPAEPAPKAPALSSSTIHYECVDCKALFASQELWLNHRQTHLRATPTKPPTPVVLGPPVVVGSPVGQTRVAVEHSYRKAGEGGGGAAVPSAAATTEVVTEVELLLYKCSECSQLFQLPADFLEHQATHFPAPAPESEEPVLQQETLTPAPVEVPVSQPEPVPSSDHSYELRNGEALGRDRRGRRARRNNSGEPGGAATQELFCSACDQLFLSPHQLQQHLRSHREGVFKCPLCSRVFPSPSSLDQHLGDHSSESHFLCVDCGLAFGTEALLLAHRRAHTPNPLHSCPCGKTFVNLTKFLYHRRTHGVGGVPLPTTPVPPEEPVLGFPEPAPAETGEPEAPEPPVAEESSAEPTTPGTYRCLLCSREFGKALQLTRHQRFVHRLERRHKCSICGKMFKKKSHVRNHLRTHTGERPFPCPDCSKPFNSPANLARHRLTHTGERPYRCGDCGKAFTQSSTLRQHRLVHAQHFPYRCQECGVRFHRPYRLLMHRYHHTGEYPYKCRECPRSFLLRRLLEVHQLVAHAGRQPHRCSSCGAAFPSSLRLREHRCAAAAAQAPRRFECGTCGKKVGSAARLQAHEAAHAAAGPGEVLAKEPPAPRAPRAARTPIASPPPLGSAAPATPAAPARRRGLECSECKKLFSTETSLQVHRRIHTGERPYPCPDCGKAFRQSTHLKDHRRLHTGERPFACEVCGKAFAISMRLAEHRRIHTGERPYSCPDCGKSYRSFSNLWKHRKTHQQQHQAAVRQQLAEAEAAVGLAVMETAVEALPLVEAIEIYPLAEAEGVQISG, encoded by the coding sequence ATGACTGAGGAGTCAGAAGAAACGGTCCTGTACATTGAGCACCGCTATGTCTGCTCCGAGTGCAACCAGCTCTAtggatccctggaggaggtgcTCATGCATCAGAACTCCCACGTGCCCCAGCAGCACTTTGAGCTCGTGGGTGTGGCTGACCCCGGAGTCACTGTGGCTGCAGAGGCAGCTTCTGGCACGGGCCTCTATCAGACCCTCGTCCAGGAGAGCCAGTACCAGTGCTTGGAGTGTGGGCAGCTGCTCATGTCACCCAGCCAGCTCCTGGAGCACCAGGAGCTGCACCTGAAGATGATGGCACCCCAGGAGGCAGTGCCAGCTGAGCCAGCACCCAAGGCACCTGCCCTGAGTTCCAGTACCATCCACTATGAGTGTGTGGATTGCAAGGCTCTCTTTGCCAGCCAGGAGCTCTGGCTGAACCACCGGCAGACACACCTCCGGGCCACTCCCACCAAGCCTCCAACCCCGGTTGTCCTGGGGCCCCCGGTTGTCGTGGGGTCCCCCGTGGGGCAGACCCGCGTGGCCGTGGAGCACTCGTACCGCAAagcaggggagggtgggggaggggcagccgtCCCGTCCGCTGCCGCCACCACTGAGGTGGTGACCGAGGTGGAGCTGCTCCTCTACAAGTGTTCGGAGTGCTCGCAGCTCTTCCAGCTGCCAGCCGACTTCCTGGAGCATCAGGCCACCCACTTCCCTGCTCCCGCCCCGGAGTCTGAGGAGCCCGTCTTGCAGCAGGAGACTCTGACCCCAGCGCCGGTGGAGGTGCCTGTGTCTCAGCCTGAGCCCGTGCCCTCCTCTGACCACAGTTATGAGCTGCGCAACGGGGAAGCCCTCGGGCGCGATCGCCGGGGGCGCAGGGCGCGGAGGAACAACAGCGGAGAGCCAGGCGGGGCAGCCACCCAGGAGCTCTTTTGCTCAGCCTGTGACCAGCTCTTTCTCTCACCTCACCAGCTACAGCAGCACCTGCGGAGTCACCGGGAGGGTGTCTTCAAGTGCCCCCTGTGCAGTCGTGTCTTCCCCAGCCCTTCCAGTCTGGACCAGCACCTTGGAGACCACAGCAGTGAGTCTCATTTCCTGTGcgtggactgtggcctggccTTTGGCACAGAGGCCCTCCTCCTGGCCCACCGGCGAGCCCACACCCCCAATCCTCTGCATTCTTGTCCGTGTGGAAAGACCTTTGTCAACCTCACCAAATTCCTTTATCACCGGCGTACCCACGGGGTTGGGGGTGTCCCTCTGCCCACAACACCAGTCCCCCCAGAGGAGCCCGTCCTTGGCTTTCCTGAGCCAGCCCCAGCAGAGACTGGAGAGCCGGAGGCCCCGGAGCCCCCCGTGGCCGAGGAGAGCTCAGCTGAGCCCACCACCCCAGGCACCTACCGCTGCCTCCTCTGCAGTCGCGAGTTTGGCAAGGCGCTGCAGCTGACCCGGCACCAGCGTTTTGTGCACCGGCTGGAACGGCGCCATAAGTGTAGCATCTGCGGCAAGATGTTCAAGAAGAAGTCGCACGTGCGTAACCACCTGCGCACGCACACAGGCGAGCGGCCCTTCCCCTGCCCGGACTGCTCCAAGCCCTTCAACTCGCCCGCCAACCTGGCCCGCCACCGCCTCACCCACACCGGTGAGCGGCCCTATCGCTGTGGGGACTGCGGCAAGGCCTTCACCCAGAGCTCCACGCTGCGGCAGCACCGGCTGGTGCATGCCCAGCACTTCCCATACCGCTGCCAGGAGTGCGGGGTGCGCTTCCACCGGCCCTACCGCCTGCTCATGCACCGCTACCACCACACGGGCGAGTACCCCTACAAGTGTCGCGAGTGCCCCCGCTCCTTCTTGCTGCGCCGGCTGCTGGAGGTGCACCAGCTGGTGGCCCACGCCGGGCGCCAGCCCCACCGCTGCTCGTCCTGTGGTGCTGCCTTCCCCTCCTCGCTGCGCCTGCGGGAGCACCGCTGTGCAGCTGCTGCCGCCCAGGCCCCACGGCGCTTTGAGTGCGGCACGTGTGGCAAGAAGGTGGGCTCGGCCGCTCGGCTGCAGGCGCACGAGGCTGCCCACGCGGCGGCTGGGCCAGGCGAGGTCCTGGCTAAGGAGCCCCCGGCCCCTCGGGCCCCTCGGGCTGCGCGCACACCCATTGCCTCCCCGCCGCCCCTCGGGAGCGCGGCCCCCGCCACCCCTGCGGCCCCCGCCCGACGTCGCGGCCTGGAGTGCAGCGAGTGCAAGAAGCTGTTCAGCACGGAGACGTCGCTGCAGGTGCACCGGCGCATCCACACCGGCGAGCGGCCATACCCCTGCCCGGACTGTGGCAAGGCCTTCCGCCAGAGCACCCACCTGAAGGACCACCGCCGCCTGCACACCGGCGAGCGGCCGTTCGCCTGTGAAGTGTGTGGCAAGGCCTTTGCCATCTCCATGCGCTTGGCAGAACATCGCCGCATCCACACGGGTGAACGGCCCTACTCGTGCCCCGACTGTGGCAAGAGCTACCGCTCCTTCTCCAACCTGTGGAAGCACCGCAAGAcccaccagcagcagcaccaggcaGCTGTGCGGCAGCAGCTGGCAGAGGCTGAAGCCGCTGTCGGCCTGGCTGTGATGGAGACTGCAGTGGAGGCTCTGCCCCTGGTGGAGGCCATCGAGATCTACCCTCTGGCTGAGGCCGAGGGGGTCCAGATCAGTGGCTGA